A region of the Archocentrus centrarchus isolate MPI-CPG fArcCen1 unplaced genomic scaffold, fArcCen1 scaffold_24_ctg1, whole genome shotgun sequence genome:
caaaaacaaacaaagcaaaaccttCCTTAAAGAAAACTAATAACCCTCAGTGGCTCAAATATTGTGATATGGAAACAGGTCCTTTGGTTTTTGTGTAACTGCTGTGAGTTCCATGAAcgcaacacaacaaaatcaaaggccAGATTGAATTCAGACAGTTGGATCAATAATTTCTATGAGCCTTTACAACaaagcagctctgctgctgctgtggagcaAAATAATAATCAATGACAGAGCAAATGTTTGCTGTAACCCCCGGAtaagaacaggaaaagaaagcatGAACAAAACGTCTGATAGAGACAATAAATCTTTGTGAGCTGAAGCTGACATAAACACACTGGAACAAACAGCAACTTTAACAGCATCAATGTTCAAGAAGGATcaaatcagtgtttgtgttcatagaCATACAGAACATGGACTCATATGTGAGCCTTTGGTGTCTTTATCactcattttctgctgtttcattGACTAAAACATCAACAGATGATTTTGTTAAATAGTCTTTAGTTGCAGCTGGAATCAAGAATCTGCAGTTTTCTCTCTAGTTTTTAGTCACTGTGATTTAGACTCAACATTCAGGACAAAGATCAATTTGGAACAATGACAAACACAATTGAAGACATTTCCTGAATATCACTGAATAAATGTAATTCTGTGTCAGGCAGTGAACAGTAATCTGTACTGACACACatgggaaacaaacagcagctcaatGATTATATCAGCATCAATAATCTGCTTCAAAAAGATCaataaaaatgacttcaatGCTTTCAAGTGAAAACATCAGAAagtaacaaatgaaaacagttttgtttggcagctgaaaaataaagaaaatctacATGTGATCCAAAAAGTCTCATTGTGTGCTTTGGGAATATCCTGAACATTATATAAAACAGAAAGATGTGTCCCATCATGTCATTGGTGCTAAAATCTGATTCTTTAagcctaaagaaaaaaacaacacacataaaaaaatcacCACACAGACGTTAAAAAAGAATCACTTTACTGTGAAATCTGACACATTTGGATATCACAGGTTTTGGCGTCTCCTGATTTTCCAACATTGAAATATGGGAAGAGTTTCTCAGTgaaagtgtgtctgtgagtgtagaTGTGAGTCATGTCTTCAGGGTTGTAGAAGGACACCTCCCCCCTGTCATAGTCCAGCTGGACTCTGATCCTCTGGAGACTCTTCTTCACTGTCACAGGCTGACCAACACCATTAGTGTATTTTCCACTGTGATGTGTTAAACACCAGAATCCATATTTTGGTGAAGCAAAAATCTTTCCCTTCCTGTCAACTGACTCTTTAACTAAACCTACAAACCAGACAGGATGGtctcccacctccacctcccagCTGTGTTTCCCTGAGCTGAAGCCCTCAGAACCAAAAACAGTGGCATACTTAGTGTTTCTCTCTGGATTGTCaggaagctgctgctctgtgtctcCTTGTCTCACACTGGTCAGAtcatcagacagacagagacagcagTGTGCAGTGTTTGGGTCCAGAATGACAGGACTGAAGTGGAGCTTCTCCTTGATCTTCTCCCACACTCTGAAGGACAGGTTTCCCAGGTGTTTGGCCACATCTATCAGTGCTCCTGAGAGCAGCTGTGGATCTGACAGTGAGCTCTGGGCTCTGGCTCTGCTCTGAGTGGCTTTATAACTGCTGAGGAATGGCAcgctgtgtttctgcagctcttcTTCAACAGCAGAGATGCTGTCTGACAGAGAGGAGATCTGCTCCTCAATCATCTTCATCTCTCTGCTCATAGTCCTCCccttctgctcctcttcctccctcagagCTGCC
Encoded here:
- the LOC115775687 gene encoding nuclear factor 7, brain-like — encoded protein: MAEKLLESFLSCHVCSETFRDPVSLSCGHSFCSSCLQKFWEQAKNKNCPICKRRSSKDPPLGNFALKELADSFAGRQKAGSSETEKGEKTLMSVCRKHQEEPKLFCVDEDRAVCTVCDFPHQHGHKVVPVEEAVSDLKEQLKSALKSLQDKRNKYKQVEETYNEVIQHSKKQLLSTERQIRAEFNKLHQFLREEEESRLAALREEEEQKGRTMSREMKMIEEQISSLSDSISAVEEELQKHSVPFLSSYKATQSRARAQSSLSDPQLLSGALIDVAKHLGNLSFRVWEKIKEKLHFSPVILDPNTAHCCLCLSDDLTSVRQGDTEQQLPDNPERNTKYATVFGSEGFSSGKHSWEVEVGDHPVWFVGLVKESVDRKGKIFASPKYGFWCLTHHSGKYTNGVGQPVTVKKSLQRIRVQLDYDRGEVSFYNPEDMTHIYTHRHTFTEKLFPYFNVGKSGDAKTCDIQMCQISQ